Within the Sarcophilus harrisii chromosome 2, mSarHar1.11, whole genome shotgun sequence genome, the region AGCTGTAGGCTgataaaatgggattttaaagtttatttctattttttctaagtaTATTTAGTGATAAAAAGCTTATTCTTTGGTGTTTGAATTTAACCTGATTTACACAAAATCTCAGAGGCTCTGGAGTCCAAGACTTTAAGCTCAGAGGTGTGACAAAACCAAGTTTATTTCTGTCCCCAATGAACCTTATCCTCCTGtatcccctacacacacacacaaccccaaATTCAGGGGCCTGGAAAACTGAGCATATGACATTCCCaaccccatcccccaccccatcccaatCCTCTTGAGCTCAGAGCTGGCaaggaaatgaggagggaaagaagggggaaaaaaaaaactaattaagtAGCCGATAACCCCAAAGTGAAATGCGAATTCTTTacagtatacaatgttcttcccACAAGCCATTTGTGTTTGTCAGATGTTTATAGAATCATCATTAACTAAAACTAAGAGCTTTGGGAGATAAGAACCACTGAGGCAACTTAAGATAAGTTAGTTACAAGTGTATGGCCAGCTGGCTGACAACTGATGACTGTGGTTAGAAAAGCCTGCGGAAACGAGATGCTCCAAGgttattccttcattttctctccctcctccagaaTCTAATCCATCAACTGTCTCAAGCTGGAGTAACCTGGGCTCCTTTTTCATCCTGTTGGCAGACAGGGcacacccccaccccccaaaatgCCTTATTTTGCATTACTGGCTGGTCTGCTAACTTTATCTCTCTTGGCCTGCTGCGGGCGAGGTAAACCCCTAGAGGACTGGAAGCGGGTGCCTTCCATGGAAAGCACCAATAAATTCTTTGGGGAGGCTGAAAAGGGGGAGGATGACATGAGCTTTGACTTCAAAATGTTCCTGGAGAACATGAAGGTGGATTTCCTGAGGAGCCTGAATTTATCAGGGGTCCCTTCCCAAGACAGGACCAAAGCGGAGCCGCCTCAGTTCATGATTGATCTGTACAACAGATATACCACCGACAAATCGACCACTCCAGCATCCAACATAGTGAGAAGCTTCAGCATCGAAGGTATGCATAAACCTGGGAGAGGAAGGGTCCTCTTGGTATCCTCAGTGTctagcttagcatagtgcctagatCATAAGAGCTGCTTAATGAAACTGTATTGGAACTCATTGGTCTATGTTGCATGGGTCTTTGCCAATGACCCCTCGATTTCTTCTGTAGTACCAAATAACAAGCTATTGAAGATGAGGACCTAGAGATGTTAATTTGAGgagtctctcctctttctccatatgaaagaaagaaagaaagaaagaaaggaaggaaggaaggaaggaaggaaggaaggaaggaaggaaggaaggagaaggaagaaagagagagaaagaaagaaagaaaaagaaagggagagaaagaaagagagagaaaggatgaaagaaagagagaaatagagaaaaaagcaaagagagaaaaaagagagataaagaaagaaagaaaaggagagaaagaaagagagagaaaggaagaaagaaagaagagagaaaggaagagagaaacagaaaaaagcaaagagagaaagaaagaaagaaagaaagaaagaaagaaagaaagaaagaaagaaagaaagaaagaaagaaagaaagaaagaagtcagTGAGAATTTCCTTGGTTCTGCtacccctcaatttctaattaaaTAATCTATGGTTTCCTTTATGCAAGAATGGCTTATTTGGCTTGATGATCAGTTGTGGTAGCATGCTGATTCACTAGCCAGGAGACCTGGGTTTTATTCTCACTTCTTCCACTAACATGCTGTGTGAAGTTAAATAACTCTTTTTGCCTGTAGGCTTCCTTTCTCCTCAATACAAAAATGAGCGGTTTATTATTGACAATCGTTAGAATTCCTTAGATTTCTGATGTTCTATAAACCTGTGAATCTGAGAAATCAAAAGGGTAAATAGCTTGAGATTGTCTTAGTAATCAAAGTAGGTTGCCCTATCCTTCCCTACCAATCAGTTAGATTGAATGTGTGGACTTTGGtgcagaagatttttaaaaagaattcaaagatcCAAATAAAAAGAGTTTTATTGATTATGTAGAagggttgttgttcagttgctttcaAATGCATCAATTTTTCATAacctctttgggattttcttaaacatttctaGAAGTATAGTTTGGTTAATCGGACAATTAACCTTTCTTTTTAGTAAGACTTTGGAAGAGGATGGCTTTGTCCCCCAAATatttgcttgacttttttttgaggggggagacCTAGAAACTGTCAGCATGGAAACTCCCTCCATCAAAGCAGACTAACATCTCATCAGCAACTTAGAGCCTGATTGTGAGCTCCTCAAAAgcagtcttttgctttttttttttagtatccctaatgcttagcatatttcctgacacataatagaagcataataaatgtttattgatacacttaataaatattgattgccTAAGAGAGATCCCTGTCATACTTTAATGTTAAgtacttgcccatggtcatacaagtaaggaaaggtaaaggaagaatttcatctcaggtcttcctgattttaacaTCCTGACTTTAACAATCTTAAAGTTGCCTAAAATCATTTGAAATGAATGTGACATGGATATTGGAGtcatttgaaatatgatagaaaTGCAATGAGAGACAATGTGGAATAATAGCCAAAATAACAgcctcagaatcagaaagattcatgttTAAGTCCTATGTGAAACATGTATTGGCTGTGAGACCTtggataaaatatgtaaagtatcTAAACCGAAGAAGTTGCTAATCTGTACTAGTAGAGGAAGCTTCCTCCCTGGAAGCTTTTCTACACCAATTAAATAAAAGTTCTAGACTAAAAAAGAATGTCAGACATACCACAGGGTAAATCATATTCCCCAAGGTCCAATTTAAGGGACATGTTATAAAATAAATGGGTGTTAGTTTTGCCTCCTGAGACTAGTGTTATCAGGGGGTTCCCCTAGATTGGAACTGCCTTATCATTACAAAAAAGCCTCTATTGCCATATTtacagatgcaaagtgaagaagGGGATTAAGGAAATGATCTGAGGAATTTAAGCAAAATTTCACTTTTTCCTATCCCCCAAGAAGGACGGTGAAgatcaaagatttcttttttcttaaatcactCTGATAATCCTTGACTTCAATTAAGAGTATGTAATCACTGCTGATTGCTGAACCATTTCAGTCTCTGGATCAAGTTCTTTTCCTAACACTGGAATTTCACTTCCCCCTCCCACTCACTGCccttaaaaaaattctcaaggtGCTCAATTTAAAGCTAGCAGCAATAAATCAGAGCTGCCTGAAAAGCTCCTAGGAAAACACAGGAATTCATTTCAAATTACATTGGACTCATTATGATATCTCATCCTTCTACCTTCATTTAAAGCAGTGATTtgaaattactttatttctttaatttgaagttctttaaaaaatacttcataaagaaattttatgATTTCCATCTCTGTAAAGGTAAACAGTGGATCAAACATGTCATTATTTGGTGCTGTCAAATCAATACTAAAATCTGGAGTGCTTGTTTTTTGTAAACCAAGgcattatcattattgtcatgATCATTATTGTTATAACTAACATCAGTGTTCTGATTTATGAATTGCAAATCATTTCCTTAAGTGACAGGTAATGTCagttattatctatattttacaaatgaagaaactaagattcacAGAGGTTTTAGATCTTGCTCAGTCTTAGAGTTATTAACTGTCAATACACAGAATTCAGATTCAGGTCTTTTCATTTCAATGACACTGTTCTTCTCAATGTACCATTTTGTctcatatattaaaattatttgtgtatatgccaTTCCCTCCCTTCAGTAatctgtaagctccttgaaggcaaaatggctgtcttattcttctttgtaattttctcATACCATCAGACACAGGACATTGGATACAATTAGtgtacaataaatatttgtgaaaaggaaaaagaggggaatggaaatgggaagaagggaaagaggaaggaaggaaggaaggaaggaaggaaggaaggaaggaaggaaggaaggaaggaaggaaggaaagaaggaaggaggaaggaaggaaggaaggaaggaaggaaggaaggaaggaaggaaggaaggaaggaagagatagcTCAATACAGCAGTAAGAATTTGAGACACCTAGGACTGGTCCTTGGCTTTGTAATTACTAACTATGGGGTCTTAAGTAAAGTACTTCATCCTTTTGAGACTTGTTGTACTCAACTACAAAATAGAGGGTCAAGGAATGAGTGGCTGgacaaaatgaatgaatttagcTTTGGAGCCTTCAAGCAGGAAAACTAAATGAGCCAAGTAAAATAAATCAGGTCACCATGTATGTCTGTTTCTATTGCAGATGTTGTCTCTATGTCTTCAACAGACAGACATCCCTTCCAGAAGCACATCTTACTTTTCAACATCTCTATCCCTAGACATGAACAAATCACCAGGGCTGAGCTCCGGCTCTATATTTCATGTCAAAGCCATGCTGAGTTGTCCCATGAACTGAAAGGCAACATTGCCATTTATGATATCCAAGGTGGAACAGACTTCTGGGAAGGCACAGAGGGGACCAAGTCCTTCCTTGTGTCCCAGGTCATTCAAGAAAGTGGATGGGAAACATTTGAGGTGTCCAGTGCAGTGAAACGATGGGCCAGGTCAGACccaacaaagaacaaaaacaaactggaaaTCAGAGTGGAAAGTCACATGAAAGCATGTGAAAAACTAGACATCAGCGTCCCCCCAGATTCCAAAAACTTGCCTTTCTTTGTTGTGTTTTCTGATGACCGCAGCAATGGCTCAAAGGAAGCCAAGATGGAGCTCAGAGAAATGATAGGTCATGAGCAAGAGAGTGTGCTCAAGAAGTTGTCCAAGAATGTTAATactcaggaagaggaggaaatggaagaagaaatagagaatttctcTGTCAGGAGATCATTTTCATCCAGAAACAAAAGAAGCACAAGTCCCAATAACCACTGCCAGAGGAGCTCTCTTCGAGTCAACTTCAAGGATATTGGATGGGACAACTGGATCATTGCCCCAAAAGAGTACGACgcatatgaatgtaaaggagTCTGCTTCTTCCCTCTTGCCGATGATGTGACTCCAACTAAACATGCCATTGTTCAGACATTAGTGCATCTAAAAAACCCCATGAAAGCCGGAAAGGCCTGCTGTGTGCCCACCAAACTAAACCCAATCTCTATTCTCTACAAAGATGATGTTGGAGTGCCCACTTTAAAGTACCAATATGAAGGAATGAGTGTGGCAGAATGTGGATGCAGGTAGTACCTGATCACCTGTTGAGCCAGGAAACAGGATAATATTAACATACTGTTCTGGaatggaaggagaggggaggtaTCAAAAGACTTGCTCTTTTACAAAACTATATATTGGTGCTGACAATGTTAACTGAagtttgggagggaggaaagaaaaaaatctaagactCTAAAGCTGTTTCTTGGAACTAGTTATTTGGAAGCACCACCACAATGGACACTTTTAGCTCTATATCCAGCCAGGACTTTGGTTGGACTTTGAAGCGCCCACAAGGAATCTTGGGGAAACAGAATTGGGTGGTGgaggatgttaaaaaaaatcagggaagcAGATGAAATGGAGAACAGGGAATGGGCAAGGAAAATAACACAAAGTCAAAGAATTGTGtgttagaaaaaatattattgattataAAGAGTACAGATGGATCTATAATGTAATCTATGAAAATAGACATCAAAGGGAATAGGAAGTAGGAAATGAATGTTACACATGGACAGCAGTGTTCCTAAGTAGGTTATTACCTTGATCTAGGGCACACTCCATGTCAGAAAACTGATTAACAATTGCTGCTTTATGGAAAGATGACAGTTAAGAATGTATATGTTAAGAATGCAGAATTACAATTAATTACCACTAGACCCCAACATAGAATTCACTTCTGATTGAATGTGTAGACTCAGGCTGGGAAATTCTGACTTCAAAGTAGATCAGGgtataaagtaaaataagccTCATCTGCCACATGTCATCCCAATAAAACCTTTTCAAGGATTTTGAAGCCCAAACTTTGTCATTGCCATGGCATAGAGAGGATGGGGCAAATGGGACCAGCAGTTTCTCTGCTGGTCCACTGCATAATCAAATGGATATTATTTGTTGTCAGACAAATCCTAAGGGGTAACAGTGTTACATGGTATTGGATGGTATGTGCAGGATGGTTCAGTTCAGAGACTTCAGTTCCTTTCAATTATTTATTCAACATAGTTGACCTTGTATTTCCTTTGTGCAcgaaacagtttttttttctttctagtttttctttgggagaatttaaagagaagagaatgactcAGTCTTTAATTCACTGAAATAAATGTGTGGGAGTTAGAGATGTCATGCTTTGGACATGGTTATCCAAGATGtacctatttttaccttctttatgaCACGTACTTGAATGATAAGCAGTCCAGTCTTCCGTCAGTTAAGGCTCACTGTCCTCTGAGGAACTCTTGGTCTTATCTCTCCTTTCTGATAAAAAAGCTTTACCCCATGAAGTACATGCTCAGTATTTCTTCAAGCAATAGGTAGTGGAAATGCTAATATTTATCAGCTTCCTTTCCAGGTTTCTTAAGGGCAGACAGCTTTTTTCATGAATGATCTTAttaagagaaagtgaaaatgggAAGTTTTATGTTTCATCAATTAGATAAGTCCACTTTTCTAACATTGGAATAGATTAAATGGGCTGTCTTGTCAAATTAATTTGGGTAGAACTCCACAATATTCTTACAGATTTTGTTATAACCCCAAATAAAACCGCTGACTACATGATCTTAATTTGTGTCAAGCTTcatggggatggggaaaggggaagaaggacaAAGGAGGCTTGCTTGCCATCATCTCCCTCACCCTATTACCACCATCAGGATCTAGGGTGGCATTTCACCCACATGTAATCCTGATCACTCATCCTGAAAGAAGGGGCAAAGACATGATAGAAAAACATCTAGAAATccaatataaaatggataaaatttgagaaatgaaatggcAGTGTCTTTTGGGAAAATTAGAATGCTATCTTACACAAATCCTTACCTTACTGTCCAGATAACCGAGCATTTATTCAATATACTGATGGATTTTGATGAAGGAAGAACCTAGATCTATTGATCTACTacctttaaataaatgcttgttttaagCCAAAAAGATTTTGTGGGTGAAATAAACCACAATATTTACTACTTGGGATCCTCAGGAGAGATTCTGTTAACCTCTTAAGCCACTTAGAAACCCACATTTAAACATCCATACGTAACACTGTCTTCTGTACCTAACAACAGCATAAGTAATTCATCATGAATTAAGATTGTGCTTTTTGGAATCCAAAGGGATCTCAGCAGTCATCCAGGATACCATCTGCCTAAGCAAGAATCACTGTTACAACATTCTTGATAAGTAGGATCTTGAGGATCTCCAGTAATGGAAAACTTATTACTTTCCAAAGGCAGTAGTCCACTTTTGGACATCAATAATGTGCACTTACACACTGATTTGCCCAGACTCCCTTATGGTGGGCACAGGATAAGTGAGGTGATCTACCAAGGTTAGACGCCACAGAATAGAACTTAGTTAATAATATTCACTTGTATGCATATATAGTGTTttgaaatttatatagcatttttactgatgaagaatCCTAAATCTTAGAGAGACTTGATCAAAATCAAACAGATAGCAAGAGTGAATTTAAAGTAGAACTTtagtaaatattgattgattgattgactgattgataaaGCCaggtttcttttttaagtttaatttaaatttttctttcaattaacaaaaccttacctttcttctctctccacttCTCATTCTTATTAATAAAGGAAGTTAAGCAAAGCCattgtaaacaaaacaaatttctcctTTGGTCATGTACAAAAAAAATAGGTCTTAAAATGCATCCTTCTGTCAGTAAAGGAGTAGCATggaattatggttggtcattgcattgattaagatgcttaagtcttttaaagttatttgtctttccagtgttgttgtgatataaaaattattctcttctgttcacttcactctgtacCATTTCACacaaaatctttccaggtttctttgaaactattcccttaatttcttacagcacaaaaaTATTGCATTAGTCACATGCTACAAttctttagtcatttcccaattgatgggtatcccatcagtttctaattatttattGCCATAAAAGGAGCTgttacaggtttttttttaatacaagggtctttttcctcttttgctgaTCTTTTTGGGCTGTCGTCCTAGTAGCAGTATTTCTAGGTAAAGGGTATGTAATTTGATGACTATGGGAATAGTTCTAAATCGCCTTTGGAAAGGACTGACTAagtcacagttccaccaacaatacaatGATATTATCCCCACAACTCCTCCAGCAAATTTGTTgttcccttttttgtttgtttgatttgcCTATCTGCTGTATGGAAGGTGGAACCTCAGAATTATAAAATCAAGATTAATTTCAAGCCTACTATACACCTGATTGATTAAGAATAAATCAATAAGTATTGGCATTATATTCACAGTTGAGATAGAGAATCAGAATcaaaacagtccctgtcttcaaggagcttacgaTCTAGCTGGGGGAGACATGTTTATATAAAGgtatatatcaaataaatataagctatttggGGGAGGAATATAGAACTATAGGAGTATAGAGAGTATAGCGTTAGAAGGAACAGGAAATGTTTATGTAAAAGAAGTCTCCTGGATCTGGGCCTTAATATCATTTACAACATATTCCAATCAGCCAAGCTAATTATTTATAGACTGAAAAaggataacaacaataacaaaaagtgacaaataataatacttacaatGCTGATATTTATagagctctttaaggtttgcacagtgctttacaaatatgataactcatcttcacaacaacattGGCTGGCATTATTATAAATAAGTAAAGGTGGCCAAAAAGGTATCTTTAAAATTTCTGAAACTTTTTATATAtaagttatctcatttaataaatcATGTCAACAATGACTAAGCTGCCAATTGTCAAATGGAGAATTCAGTGCTTTTCATTTAAAAGCTGCCTAGTTTTTCCCATATGAACTTCTAAACCCATCATGTCCccacaaattctgattttttttcccaatgctTAGCAAATATTTGTTGCTGAATTGATTGAGCTTCTGTTCCAAGACTATCATTTCCTTTGCCCCCAAAGCCCACTTTCTTCctgcttcttctcctcctccttagGAGCCCCTAAACCAGGTGGAATGTACAGAATTTGTGGGGGGGGGAGTAggtaagtatatatgtgtgtagtagtagtagtagtagactATGAGCTCAATCCTGTCATTTTAGGAAGAAACAGgccttgaaaaattaaaatacataaagtCAGATAGCAAAAGTTAGGATTAGACAGATtgggaataaaacaaaatatgtaatgGAACCTCttaattatagttttcttttagGGACCTggcatttcttttatattatttgtatcaATCTGTATTTTATTAAGTGAAGCTCAGTatctttatacacatatacacaagtattttaatcattttctattaaagagttttttttatttttgctttaaaaaaagaaagaaagatcccattaaattgtttttcaagaaagaaaaaggaaattgaaaaatctCAGAGAAGGGAGGGACTTCAAGGATCATTCAATCCAATCCATATTTTGACAAGAATTCACTCTTCAAAAATATCTGACAAGTGGATATCTAGTTTTTGATTGAAAACCTCCTTAGAATGGGAATTCACTACCTTTTTAAGCAACCCATGATGCTTCTGGAATCCTTGTATACCTCTGATTCTCATGGAAGCTTTTCCTTATATATAGAAATGCACTAAGGTATACTGGAACTGATTCCTACCTGTTCTcaagaaccaattgttaaattttcagcgtgAGCACTGACACCTAAAAAATCAGAAAGtattacaaatcagggcttgagttattattttgttggttatcaagatttaagaaagtgatggagaaaatgttaatgatacagattaaattataaatgtgtattgtatatttttttctctgatatctGGTCATCAACATCAACATCAACAATCCACCCCTTGTTACAGCAATCTGAAAACTGGTCTCACTGCCACTTTAACTAACTGTGACTAATTCTGGGAAAAATATTCTGGAACCAAGCAGAACTAGTTTAGTCACTCTTTCCTATGATAACCCTTCAgtcatcaatcaatcagtcaatcaataaacatttattaggcacctacaatgtttcagacactgtactaagcatttgGGAtgcaaacataagaaaaaaattggtcTTCACCCTCAAGGTAGTCATAATCACCAAcatcatcaccactaccaccacctaaatgttttcttcaaaaatgactcatttttctttttattaaaaaatttgttCCAATTTCAGGGGTTTTAGTTCAGCTTGTATTTGAAGACATAGCTCCTGAAGTAACAACTCAGAAACTTAGACTATTATATTACTTTTGCTTGGATTTTCCAAAAATTACTCAGCTTGCCCTCTATGTTGATGCTGTGAGTGATGTTAGTGGAAGGCCCGTGTTAAGAGCCAAGATATGCCCATGAAGAATTCCTCATAGGATGTGAGGGTAAAGGCTGCACTGGGGCCTTGAAAGATCTGTTCTATTGAACCAACATAAAGAATTTGAGAAGATGCTCAATTGTTTTCTATTATTCTTATTCACTATTAATATTTATGATCATCTATTcttgaatatttctttaaatccAAGGTTTTCTATTATTAGTTTaattaatgatatttaaaatacttaattaCTTTTAAGAAGGGTAATAGTAATGATTCCCATCTATTGGGCTTGTACTTTATCTTAAAGTAATAGGAAACTTAAAAGGGCTTTTGAACAAGGGAATGAGAATCTCATAatcaaaaaacataataaaaagaatatattattgctgttgttccatcatgtccaactcttcatgatcccatttgggattttcttgtcaaaggttttagagtagtttgccatttccatctccagctgattttatagatgataaaacagaagtaaataggatttaatgacttacctaggatgacacagctagtgagtgtctgaggttggatttgaactggggaagattaatcttcctgactctgtgcACTATGACATCATTTAGTTTCCCAGAAGGAGCAAAGGGAGCAAAATGTAGTCTAAAAAACACAGGAttaggaatcagaagacctgggcttGAATAAAGGCTTTGCCTTTGACTCGCTGGATGATCTTAGGTTAGTCCCATCTCTTCttagggtctcagtttcttcatcaaaatCAAGATGTTGCATTAGATGAGCTCTAAGTCCTTGTCAGCTCTAAATATGATGATGCTATGAATCCTTCTCGATTATCATCACCCATTCTGTAGGACCAGACAATTCTTGCCAGGGAAAAGAAGGCATTCAAGAAGGGATCTTTAAAGAAATCTCATACAGAAAAGATAACCAAGTTCTGAGGAGGTTAAGTGTTCTGCTCAAAGTCTCACAGCAAGAAAGACTAAATGAAAACCTatattctctgactccaaatcactGCACTTAGCTCAGAAAGACCAGCCAATgacctcatttaatcttcataataacATACTGAGGTAGACTAGGCAGGTATGATTTACAAAATATGATGACAGATTTGTTGGATAAGCACTATCCCAGATATGGGGGGgtatgcaaacaaaaataaagcaagatcCTAGCTCTGATCCAAAAGGATATATCCAAATGGTGTATCTGTAGAATTGGGGGGGGGAACaaataaacacagaaaaaaagggaaggggagacagaaaaaataaatgaaagaaagaggcagcattaaagaaaaaaatacaatctgaaaaatataatatagattaaggagaagaaacaaaacaattataatcaattaatcaacattttaAGGGTGTGATgattaaagatttgaaaatatagttgctgggtaatttaatcactttattaataAGACTAATATGCTATTAACAAAAGAACGATCATTTAGccatctctcttagaccaaagactcCTAATGGTGGAAGGACCACAGTTAACATGTCCTTCAAACAGTATGTATTTCTAAGAAGTAAGAATCAGCTCAGATTGGTTAGTACAATAGGAGGTGTGTGCTATATTATATTGGGGTACGTGACTTAGGTCATTtaaatcttggtcaaagagacaTCAGTTTTCTTATCACCTGTCTTGATAATAGAAAAAGCAACCTTTCCCCAGATCTGCCTGTGCAAACACAATGAGCAGGAATACACCC harbors:
- the GDF2 gene encoding growth/differentiation factor 2 produces the protein MPYFALLAGLLTLSLLACCGRGKPLEDWKRVPSMESTNKFFGEAEKGEDDMSFDFKMFLENMKVDFLRSLNLSGVPSQDRTKAEPPQFMIDLYNRYTTDKSTTPASNIVRSFSIEDVVSMSSTDRHPFQKHILLFNISIPRHEQITRAELRLYISCQSHAELSHELKGNIAIYDIQGGTDFWEGTEGTKSFLVSQVIQESGWETFEVSSAVKRWARSDPTKNKNKLEIRVESHMKACEKLDISVPPDSKNLPFFVVFSDDRSNGSKEAKMELREMIGHEQESVLKKLSKNVNTQEEEEMEEEIENFSVRRSFSSRNKRSTSPNNHCQRSSLRVNFKDIGWDNWIIAPKEYDAYECKGVCFFPLADDVTPTKHAIVQTLVHLKNPMKAGKACCVPTKLNPISILYKDDVGVPTLKYQYEGMSVAECGCR